Proteins encoded by one window of Rhodamnia argentea isolate NSW1041297 chromosome 6, ASM2092103v1, whole genome shotgun sequence:
- the LOC115729484 gene encoding DUF21 domain-containing protein At2g14520-like isoform X1 — MAIEYRCCGAGFWVHLGIITFLVTFAGLMSGLTLGLMSLSLVDLEVLAKSGTPTDRKYAEKILPVVRRQHLLLCTLLICNAAAMEALPIVLDSLVTAWGAILISVTLILLFGEIIPQAVCSRYGLAVGAAVAPVVRVLVLICFPVAYPISKLLDFLLGEGHEALFRRAELKTLVDLHGNEAGKGGELTRDETTIIAGALELTEKTASDAMTPISETFAVDINAKLDSDMRKMILEKGHSRIPVYYEQPRNIIGLILVKNLLAIHPGDDVLVKNVTIRKIPRVPESMPLYDILNEFQKGHSHMAVVVRECNDKEHSAADHQNEEVKVDIFGEQDYQGKCLKKKRSIKMLKDLHGGDVKELHKAASKSRKWAKDFHSDVLHFSEDSLPKLAEEGEAIGIITLEDVIEEILQEEIYDETDYVAKNHDPNSS; from the exons ATGGCGATAGAGTACAGATGCTGCGGAGCAGGGTTCTGGGTGCACTTAGGGATCATTACTTTCCTAGTGACCTTCGCGGGTCTCATGTCCGGGCTGACGTTGGGTCTCATGTCATTGAGCCTCGTCGATCTTGAAGTCCTTGCCAAGTCTGGCACACCAACTGATCGTAAATATGCCG AAAAGATATTGCCGGTTGTTAGAAGACAACATTTGCTGCTGTGCACCCTACTAATTTGCAATGCTGCTGCTATGGAG GCGCTGCCTATCGTTCTTGATAGTTTGGTAACAGCTTGGGGGGCTATTCTTATTTCAGTAACCTTGATACTTTTGTTTGGTGAG ATTATACCCCAAGCAGTATGTTCGAGGTATGGTCTGGCAGTTGGTGCAGCAGTGGCTCCTGTCGTCCGAGTTCTTGTCCTTATATGTTTTCCTGTTGCATATCCCATAAGCAAG CTTTTAGATTTCCTTCTGGGAGAAGGACACGAGGCTCTGTTTCGCCGTGCTGAGTTGAAAACACTAGTTGATCTTCATGGTAATGAG GCAGGAAAGGGTGGCGAACTTACACGGGACGAGACAACTATAATCGCAGGAGCACTTGAACTCACTGAGAAAACTGCAAGCGATGCGATGACTCCTATATCTGAAACTTTTGCCGTAGATATTAATGCCAAACTTGATAG CGATATGCGCAAGATGATTTTGGAGAAAGGACACAGCAGAATTCCAGTATATTATGAGCAGCCAAGAAATATAATTGGTCTTATATTG GTGAAGAATTTACTCGCTATTCACCCAGGAGATGATGTGTTAGTGAAGAATGTCACCATCCGAAAGATCCCAAG GGTTCCCGAGTCAATGCCTCTCTACGATATACTAAACGAGTTTCAGAAAGGGCATAGTCATATGGCGGTTGTTGTGAGAGAGTGCAATGATAAGGAGCATTCAGCAGCAGATCACCAAAATGAGG AGGTGAAGGTGGACATTTTCGGCGAGCAAGATTACCAAGGGAAGTgcctaaagaaaaagagatcaaTCAAGATGCTGAAGGATTTACATggaggagatgttaaagaactACACAAAGCTGCCAGCAAGAGCAGGAAATGGGCCAAGGACTTTCACTCTGACGTTCTCCATTTCAGTGAGGATTCACTTCCGAAGCTAgccgaagaaggagaagctaTCGGCATCATAACACTGGAAGATGTCATCGAAGAGATATTACAG GAGGAGATTTATGATGAGACAGATTACGTTGCAAAAAATCACGATCCTAATTCTTCGTAG
- the LOC115729484 gene encoding DUF21 domain-containing protein At2g14520-like isoform X2 has product MAIEYRCCGAGFWVHLGIITFLVTFAGLMSGLTLGLMSLSLVDLEVLAKSGTPTDRKYAEKILPVVRRQHLLLCTLLICNAAAMEALPIVLDSLVTAWGAILISVTLILLFGEIIPQAVCSRYGLAVGAAVAPVVRVLVLICFPVAYPISKLLDFLLGEGHEALFRRAELKTLVDLHGNEAGKGGELTRDETTIIAGALELTEKTASDAMTPISETFAVDINAKLDSDMRKMILEKGHSRIPVYYEQPRNIIGLILVKNLLAIHPGDDVLVKNVTIRKIPRVPESMPLYDILNEFQKGHSHMAVVVRECNDKEHSAADHQNEANKPVQ; this is encoded by the exons ATGGCGATAGAGTACAGATGCTGCGGAGCAGGGTTCTGGGTGCACTTAGGGATCATTACTTTCCTAGTGACCTTCGCGGGTCTCATGTCCGGGCTGACGTTGGGTCTCATGTCATTGAGCCTCGTCGATCTTGAAGTCCTTGCCAAGTCTGGCACACCAACTGATCGTAAATATGCCG AAAAGATATTGCCGGTTGTTAGAAGACAACATTTGCTGCTGTGCACCCTACTAATTTGCAATGCTGCTGCTATGGAG GCGCTGCCTATCGTTCTTGATAGTTTGGTAACAGCTTGGGGGGCTATTCTTATTTCAGTAACCTTGATACTTTTGTTTGGTGAG ATTATACCCCAAGCAGTATGTTCGAGGTATGGTCTGGCAGTTGGTGCAGCAGTGGCTCCTGTCGTCCGAGTTCTTGTCCTTATATGTTTTCCTGTTGCATATCCCATAAGCAAG CTTTTAGATTTCCTTCTGGGAGAAGGACACGAGGCTCTGTTTCGCCGTGCTGAGTTGAAAACACTAGTTGATCTTCATGGTAATGAG GCAGGAAAGGGTGGCGAACTTACACGGGACGAGACAACTATAATCGCAGGAGCACTTGAACTCACTGAGAAAACTGCAAGCGATGCGATGACTCCTATATCTGAAACTTTTGCCGTAGATATTAATGCCAAACTTGATAG CGATATGCGCAAGATGATTTTGGAGAAAGGACACAGCAGAATTCCAGTATATTATGAGCAGCCAAGAAATATAATTGGTCTTATATTG GTGAAGAATTTACTCGCTATTCACCCAGGAGATGATGTGTTAGTGAAGAATGTCACCATCCGAAAGATCCCAAG GGTTCCCGAGTCAATGCCTCTCTACGATATACTAAACGAGTTTCAGAAAGGGCATAGTCATATGGCGGTTGTTGTGAGAGAGTGCAATGATAAGGAGCATTCAGCAGCAGATCACCAAAATGAGG CGAATAAACCTGTACAGTGA